Part of the uncultured Desulfobacter sp. genome, TGCTGGGCATGGATAATGTTCTTTTCACACCGCACCTGGCCGGTGATACCCAGGAGGCCAAAACCCGCTGTGTGATGACAATGGTTAAAGAGGTTGACAAGGTGCTGCGCGGCGTTCGCCCCCAATACATTAAAAACCAGGCGGTACTGTCCCAAAGAACCGGCCTCGCCGACCCTAAACAACCTTGACGGCATCATAAAAAAAATCGCCGTCTGCATAAACCGCCTCGTCGGACCGGGAGCCTATAAATAAGTGCGCCAATGGTTTTTTAAGGCCATTGGCGCACTTTTGTATATTTCGCGTGTTAGAACCTTATAAATAGGCAGGCTTCCAGCGCATATTTTCAATCAATTCAAACAGCCTTGTTTCATCGCCCTGGTGCTTGAATGTTGAAAACGCACAATCATTTTGTGCCACCCCGGCTTTGATGGCTTCGGCCCCCACCCGTTTTGCCACCTCAAGGGATACCTCGGCAAGCTGGTCCAAGGGCGGGCATAAAATGCCGTCACGGAGGTCCCGTTCACTGACAAATTCAGCTACGGCATGGGCCGCGGCCGAAAAGAACACCGGCAGCACTTGAGAGGCACCCGACGCCACAATCCCAAGCCCTACACCTGGAAATACAAAGGCATTATTCATCTGGCCGATGCGGTATGATTTGCCGTCGTGGATGACATCGTCAAATGGAGACCCGGTTGCCACAAGGGCCTTTCCGTCAGTCCATTGATAAATGTCGGCCGGCAGGGCTTCAGAGTTGCTTGTGGGGTTGCTCAAGGGAAGCACCACAGGGCGCAGGGTGTTGCGGCTCACGGCATTGACAACCTGCTGCGTAAAAGAACCACTCTGGCCCGATGTGCCGATGAGCACCGTAACCCGTTCATGCTTAATGGCATTGAGCAGGGTGTTATCTTCTTTGGATTTTATCCAGGTCAAGGCAGAAGAGTCCTTGGCAAACGCCCGTTTATAGGGTTCAAGATCTCTGTCACTGGTAACAACGCCCTTGGAATCCATGGTAAAAATCCGGGCCGTGGCCGATGACTCATCCATACCCTGGGCCATAAGCTCCGTCCGGATCTGTTCGGCAATGCCCACACCACCGGCCCCGGCGCCATTGACCAGGTAAACCTGATCTGTCATTTTTTCATGTTTGGATTTCATGGCGGCAAGGATACCGGCCAGGGTGATGGAGCCTGTCCCCTGGATATCGTCGTTAAATGAGATAACCTGGTTTAAGTATTTATCCCGGACGGAAAAAGCGTTTTGTTTGGAGAAATCCTCCCATTGGCAAAGGGCGCGGGGAAACACTTTTTTAAAGGCCGTTACAAATTTTTCAACGAACTGATCATAGGCGTCGCCGGTCAGCCTTCGTTCCCGCCAGCCCAGGTAGTTGGGATCATCCAGCAGCTCCTGGTTGTCCGTTCCCAAATCAAGCGAAATGGGCAAACAATGCCAGGGGGCGATGCCGGCGCCCTGGGTGTAAAGCATGAGTTTGCCAAGGCAGATGGGGATGCCTCCTGCGCCCTGGTCGCCGATGCCCAGAATCCCCTGGTTGTCCGTGACTACGGCCACCCGGATGTCTTTGTCTGTATAATGTGAAAGAATAAATTCGGCATCATCAATATTGCCGGGGCAAAAATGAATGCCGTTGGCCCGTCTGAACATGGCAGAATACCGCTGGCAGGCAAACCCCACTGTGGGGGTATAAATAATGGGCAGAAAACGGGTAACATCCGAGCCGATTACCGCATGGGCAAGAACCACGTTTCTGTCAAAAAGACTTCTGATATAAATGTATTTTTCAATATCAGTCTCTTTATCTTCTACAATTTTCAAACTGCTTTTCACCTGCTCTTCAAGGGTTTTCACCCGTGGGGGCAGATAGCCGAAAAGCTTTAATTTCCTGCGGTCTTCCAGGGTAAAGGCGGTCCCTTTGCATATGTTATTGAACAAAAGGATGTCAAATCCCCTTAAATTGATGGTAACGCCGTTTGTTTCTCCGTATTTTCCGTACCCAAACTCGTAATGATTGATTTCCATAATCCGCTCTTTTGGCATTTTAAAGGTTCTTGCTTAACTCAGTGCTTTCATCAAAAAGCTGGATTTTTATATTAAAAAATCAGGGAAGTAAAGCCAGATATTGCCTTTTTGGGGTGTCTAATCAAGTTGTCTTAATTGCAGCGACTGTCAGACAGGTAAAATTAGGATCTCCCAAAGGCGGGGATGTGACCAGCGGATTTCACTGCTGGGCAGAATTTTACCTGCCGGGCACCGGATGGGTCATGGTGGATCCGGCAGCACAGGCAAGCGGTAAGATGCTTGATTATTTTGATGGAAAATCCTTTACCTATCAGGTGACATTTAAAATGGATTAAAAATAAAAATATCTGACAGATTTGATACAAGAGGTCTGGACATCCCATCCGGACCTTTTTTATACCTGAGTCTGATCCTGGGCCTTAAACGTTAAAATATAGATGATAAAATATTCTTTGTTTCAAGCAAGGCCCGTGAAATATTGTTGCGTTTACGTCCAAGCTGGATGCGGACACTTGTCTTTTTGACAAATTTTGCGTCCGTTGTTTTTTTCAGGATGCTTTCAATGTCTGTCAGAGTGCGGGTCATGTGGTCGGGGGAGAACTCCAGAACCAGTACATCCGGGGTAACATCCAGACGTTTGACACCGGCCTTGATGGCAAAAATTCTTAGCATGATTTTCAGCAGCATGTTTTCAGCTGGTTTGGGCAGCTTGCCGTACCGGTCCACCAGCTCCTTTTTCATGTCCGAGATATCCGACACCCGGCTCAGCCGGGACAATCTTCGGTAAATGGTCAGGCGCTGCTCCACCGACTCGATGTAATCATCGGGGAACCCGGAGGACATGGATGCGTTGATTTCTGGTTCCAGGGGTTCTGCGACATGCTCGCCTTTCATATCCTTTACGGCGTTATCCAGAAGTTTGAGAAACATATCATAACCCACAGCGGCAATGTGACCGGACTGGGAGGCGCCCAGGGCAGTCCCTGCCCCGCGAATCTGGAGGTCTTTCATGGCAATCTGGAATCCCGACCCAAGATCCCGGTG contains:
- a CDS encoding NAD-dependent malic enzyme, which translates into the protein MEINHYEFGYGKYGETNGVTINLRGFDILLFNNICKGTAFTLEDRRKLKLFGYLPPRVKTLEEQVKSSLKIVEDKETDIEKYIYIRSLFDRNVVLAHAVIGSDVTRFLPIIYTPTVGFACQRYSAMFRRANGIHFCPGNIDDAEFILSHYTDKDIRVAVVTDNQGILGIGDQGAGGIPICLGKLMLYTQGAGIAPWHCLPISLDLGTDNQELLDDPNYLGWRERRLTGDAYDQFVEKFVTAFKKVFPRALCQWEDFSKQNAFSVRDKYLNQVISFNDDIQGTGSITLAGILAAMKSKHEKMTDQVYLVNGAGAGGVGIAEQIRTELMAQGMDESSATARIFTMDSKGVVTSDRDLEPYKRAFAKDSSALTWIKSKEDNTLLNAIKHERVTVLIGTSGQSGSFTQQVVNAVSRNTLRPVVLPLSNPTSNSEALPADIYQWTDGKALVATGSPFDDVIHDGKSYRIGQMNNAFVFPGVGLGIVASGASQVLPVFFSAAAHAVAEFVSERDLRDGILCPPLDQLAEVSLEVAKRVGAEAIKAGVAQNDCAFSTFKHQGDETRLFELIENMRWKPAYL
- a CDS encoding transglutaminase family protein, giving the protein MLSSKSWIFILKNQGSKARYCLFGVSNQVVLIAATVRQVKLGSPKGGDVTSGFHCWAEFYLPGTGWVMVDPAAQASGKMLDYFDGKSFTYQVTFKMD